A genome region from Bufo gargarizans isolate SCDJY-AF-19 chromosome 2, ASM1485885v1, whole genome shotgun sequence includes the following:
- the LOC122925431 gene encoding olfactory receptor 10A3-like, whose product MAALATQLEAIAQLAQAKLQQQESGLSVSLAPSPVEPKKTYKTPMDKENQSSVTELLLLGFPNVTGYKAVAFFIFILIVYILTLMTNIMVIVLVSIKPQLHSPMYFFLQQFSLVESILLTVIVPKMLHVVWLEGATISIIGCITQTYIYCAIGCTECHLLTVMAYDRYLAICNPLRYNVIMDLRLQHHMVVYCWVFGFLLTQITLALLCQLEFCGPPVIDHFFCDAIPFVDLSCSYKFALKLEIMIISVPIIVIPFILVIMSYTCVCLAIFGISSATGRKKTFSTCSSHLAVVTMFYGTLITIYTVPANGYTLPINKFISFLYIVVTPLFNPIIYCLRNQEMRVIMERIFRRRHKK is encoded by the exons ATGGCAGCACTAGCTACCCAGCTGGAAGCTATTGCCCAGCTAGCCCAAGCCAAGTTACAGCAGCAGGAGTCTGGTCTCTCTGTCAGTCTGGCTCCCTCACCTGTAGAGCCCAAG aaaaCTTACAAAACACCTATGGATAAAGAAAACCAGTCATCAGTCACCGAGCTCTTGTTACTTGGGTTCCCAAATGTTACTGGCTACAAGGCCGTTGCTTTCTTCATTTTTATCCTGATTGTTTATATCCTCACACTCATGACAAATATTATGGTCATTGTGTTAGTATCCATCAAGCCGCAGCTCCATTCCCCCATGTACTTCTTCCTCCAGCAGTTTTCATTGGTTGAGTCCATACTCCTGACTGTAATTGTCCCTAAAATGCTTCATGTTGTCTGGTTAGAAGGAGCTACCATCTCCATTATTGGATGTATAACCCAAACTTATATATATTGTGCCATAGGGTGCACAGAATGTCACCTCCTCACTGTCATGGCTTATGACCGGTACTTGGCCATTTGTAACCCTCTTCGTTACAACGTCATTATGGATTTGAGACTTCAGCATCATATGGTTGTCTATTGTTGGGTTTTCGGCTTCCTCCTGACCCAGATCACTCTTGCTCTTCTTTGTCAGCTTGAGTTCTGTGGCCCCCCAGTGATTGACCATTTTTTCTGTGATGCTATTCCTTTTGTTGACCTTTCCTGCTCTTACAAGTTTGCCTTAAAGTTGGAGATCATGATCATCTCTGTCCCTATCATTGTCATACCTTTTATTTTAGTTATTATGAGCTACACCTGCGTCTGTTTAGCAATTTTTGGCATCTCCTCTGCAACAGGGAGGAAGAAAACCTTCTCCACCTGTAGTTCCCATCTTGCTGTGGTCACCATGTTCTATGGAACTCTAATTACTATCTACACAGTTCCAGCTAATGGATACACCTTGCCTATAAACAAATTCATTTCATTTTTATACATTGTAGTGACTCCCCTGTTCAATCCGATTATATATTGCTTGAGGAATCAAGAGATGAGAGTGATCATGGAGAGGATATTTAGAAGgagacataaaaaataa